Proteins encoded together in one Penicillium digitatum chromosome 1, complete sequence window:
- a CDS encoding Chitin synthase, putative, protein MSNRHSVFSTQSTGISGGPRAQHGTQVSTTTLLNALHSFYTAGQPYQLDSATSLVVNTWVTAATTLPDGRTGATVDRDLAIRAWEHARRRAEDGCIVLGTLHQSTPSLLEPFIAAIPVETPDLALIALSAVRPFLTAVTAFNPSYSLHSALAATYTLSLQGSVVGLSFALSTSGINVRKGLLEIQPDTGYRAFDAFYYLLTSTSTAAEREFLDLKDPAAYTLLNRSNTYNPPHYLPTADDAAAAEDFRASLKSIGIKGSAQRGLLSVLAGLLKLGNAIGFEVDQEDLEEVCEDAGGLLGIDPEILLHNCSTDERGVLIAGIYEALVDWVIGRANEAIMAEIQATLERDSSNGGGAAQWSNDDTVNLTVVDIPRPALGKAITMRGIFDDGLGLNAEMKDDGVPLPPIGASVISEMNSAVAQVEPDLNIITGLAGREREHDLDKRQGVLEKVGVELEIDAFLRRVLFPVDTEGITVGKRGRFDLPTMLNSSRVWYHLSLHPTDDMPEQLASSASTAWSAGAVSRQLRDWRLTEWANRRLKQLDFTADFDVEEFVGRYARLGCAEGQDGVENWIIERGWSNGDAVVGEQRVWMREGAWWEAESMLDLKPEETHVNPFMYGPALYEPGFTPEGTAIHENSNLLGMPPGGAMAPSVMGGAKSIAPSAPFTNAANTGDYGLGRKGDDNKGDIAYYDEYGRYVGEFDPEFGDPKHIEKKTIPWSRRLWAGFVWALTFWIPSFVLRYVGRMKRPDVRLAWREKVVLVFLILFFNAVVCFYIIAFGDLLCPNKDKVWNEKEVGWHTTDKNFYVGIHGRVYDISKFWRTQHSDIIGEDTNSDNMRPFGGQILDAYFPPPLNRYCAPFVKSDTLALQPNNTDAILNPTAEHKSGSQSLTTTSALHKDTWYENKFLPKIGTYYKGELVWKRSVIEKQANDDSRYWVIKDQKVYDLTDYFHTLEMMNNLDQYNWLPSSVTALFKDNMGEDVTDQWPDTTDFRNAQTCLDFVFYVGKVDFRDSPRCTVNNWILLTFTILICAVILVKFLAALQLGSKRRPAPQDKFVICMVPAYTEGENDLRKGLDSLTALKYDNKRKLIFVICDGMIVGGGNDRPTPKIVLDILGVDPKMDPPALPCKSIGQGSEQLNYGKVYSGLYEYEGNVVPYIVVVKVGKESEQRKSKPGNRGKRDTQVLLMQFLNRVHHRSPMTPLELEMFHQINNVIGVDPELYEYCLMVDADTTVKEDSLNRLVAACAADAKIAGICGETSLQNEERSWWTMIQVYEYYISHHLAKAFESLFGSVTCLPGCFTMYRLRTADKGRPLIISDKVIHDYADNDVDTLHKKNLLSLGEDRYLTTIMTKHFPSMSYKFIPDAYASTAAPETWSVLMSQRRRWINSTIHNLVELAALEDLCGFCCFSMRFVVLVDLVGTLILPATCVYLTYLVYRVASHSGPFPMISIIMLAGVYGLQAMIFIVKRQWQHIGWMIIYLLAYPIYNFILPLYAFWKQDDFGWGTTRVVIGEKGDKRVIAVEDEPFDPRSIPLQRWDDYAMANNLPGRRGDLSASQEKVYATGRYDDMAMEMDDMHSQYSSVKPASTILTGFPGQGRHHPYLPPQSPAPFVGGNLPGNRNSHMSNFSRYTDMPQAGAQMGGHSAQASRHMSMGGLSAYQDSPLAASRHSVGMMQSSDNLLGNAGSRSPLPQYLSRPASTAFDFRAGSGPDEGAITEAIRGCLAEVDLDTVTKKQVRVLVEHRLQTSLAGDKRAFLDRQIDQELANM, encoded by the exons ATGTCGAACCGGCATTCGGTCTTCTCTACGCAGTCTACGGGTATCTCGGGCGGACCCAGAGCGCAACATGGAACTCAGGTCtcaaccactacacttttGAATGCCCTCCATTCTTTTTATACCGCGGGTCAACCGTATCAACTAGACTCTGCCACGAGTTTGGTTGTGAACACCTGGGTAACCGCAGCAACTACTTTGCCCGATGGCCGGACTGGCGCCACGGTCGACCGTGATCTAGCTATCAGAGCTTGGGAACATGCCCGACGCCGCGCCGAGGATGGCTGCATTGTTCTAGG CACCCTCCACCAATCAACACCCTCGTTGCTAGAGCCATTTATCGCAGCAATTCCAGTGGAAACACCCGATTTAGCTCTGATTGCGCTCTCCGCTGTGCGACCCTTCCTCACTGCAGTCACCGCTTTCAACCCCTCCTACTCTCTTCATTCAGCGTTGGCCGCCACTTACACCTTGTCCTTGCAAGGATCTGTCGTTGGCCTCTCCTTCGCCTTGTCTACCTCCGGCATCAATGTGCGGAAGGGTCTTCTAGAAATTCAACCAGACACCGGCTATCGTGCGTTTGATGCCTTCTACTATCTTCTCACTTCTACATCGACTGCTGCGGAGCGTGAGTTTTTGGACTTGAAAGATCCGGCTGCATATACCTTGCTCAACCGATCAAACACCTACAATCCTCCACACTATCTACCGACAGCGGAcgatgctgctgctgcagAAGACTTCCGTGCGTCCTTGAAATCCATCGGCATCAAAGGTTCTGCTCAGCGAGGTTTGCTATCAGTCCTTGCTGGTCTCCTGAAGCTCGGCAATGCAATTGGGTTCGAGGTGGACCAGGAAGACCTAGAAGAGGTCTGTGAGGATGCTGGGGGTCTTCTTGGAATTGATCCAGAGATCCTTCTTCATAATTGCTCCACTGATGAGCGGGGAGTGTTGATTGCGGGAATCTACGAGGCGCTCGTCGATTGGGTAATCGGCCGAGCAAATGAAGCCATCATGGCTGAGATTCAGGCGACATTGGAAAGGGATTCCAGCAACGGAGGCGGCGCAGCACAATGGTCGAACGATGACACGGTAAACCTTACTGTAGTTGATATCCCACGACCGGCTCTTGGTAAAGCGATCACGATGAGAGGAATCTTTGATGATGGTCTTGGCCTCAATGCTGAAATGAAGGATGATGGAGTTCCTCTCCCACCCATTGGAGCGTCTGTCATCAGTGAAATGAACTCCGCAGTGGCCCAAGTTGAGCCTGACCTCAATATCATCACAGGACTTGCCGGGCGAGAACGCGAACACGATCTAGACAAGCGGCAGGGGGTACTGGAAAAGGTTGGTGTTGAGCTCGAGATTGACGCCTTTCTCCGACGTGTTTTATTCCCGGTTGATACCGAAGGTATTACAGTGGGAAAACGCGGCCGATTCGATCTTCCCACTATGCTCAACAGTAGCCGTGTTTGGTaccacctctctctccatcCGACTGATGACATGCCGGAGCAGCTCGCGTCATCGGCATCTACTGCATGGTCTGCAGGTGCAGTCTCTCGCCAATTGCGAGACTGGCGACTTACGGAGTGGGCCAACCGTCGCTTGAAGCAACTCGATTTCACTGCTGATTTTGATGTGGAAGAGTTTGTCGGCCGGTATGCGCGGCTCGGTTGTGCCGAAGGCCAGGATGGTGTCGAGAACTGGATCATTGAAAGAGGCTGGAGCAATGGCGATGCTGTCGTCGGTGAACAGCGCGTGTGGATGCGCGAGGGGGCATGGTGGGAAGCGGAGAGCATGCTGGATCTCAAGCCGGAAGAGACTCACGTTAATCCATTCATGTATGGCCCTGCATTGTATGAGCCCGGCTTCACCCCAGAGGGCACGGCCATCCATGAAAACTCCAACCTTCTCGGCATGCCACCTGGCGGCGCCATGGCCCCAAGTGTGATGGGTGGTGCCAAGTCCATTGCCCCCAGTGCGCCATTCACTAATGCTGCTAATACCGGCGACTACGGCTTGGGCCGGAAAGGTGACGACAACAAAGGAGACATCGCATACTACGACGAATATGGTCGGTACGTCGGCGAATTCGACCCTGAGTTTGGTGATCCGAAGCACATTGAGAAGAAAACCATACCTTGGAGCCGTCGACTTTGGGCTGGTTTCGTCTGGGCCTTGACGTTCTGGATTCCTTCCTTCGTGCTTCGATACGTTGGTCGTATGAAACGTCCGGATGTCCGCCTGGCCTGGCGAGAAAAGGTTGTTCTTGTGTTTTTGATTCTGTTCTTCAATGCGGTTGTCTGCTTCTACATCATTGCCTTTGGTGACCTTCTCTGTCCCAACAAGGACAAAGTCTGGAATGAAAAAGAGGTTGGCTGGCACACAACTGACAAGAACTTCTACGTCGGCATCCACGGCCGTGTCTATGACATCAGCAAGTTCTGGCGCACACAGCACAGTGACATAATTGGTGAAGATACAAACTCGGACAACATGCGCCCATTTGGAGGGCAGATTTTAGATGCCTACTTTCCGCCTCCTCTTAACCGTTACTGTGCTCCATTTGTTAAATCCGATACGCTCGCCCTCCAACCCAACAACACAGACGCTATCTTGAATCCGACAGCCGAGCACAAATCTGGGTCACAGTCGTTAACCACCACCTCTGCACTCCACAAGGATACCTGGTATGAAAACAAATTCTTGCCAAAGATTGGTACATACTACAAGGGTGAGCTGGTTTGGAAAAGGAGTGTCATCGAGAAGCAAGCCAACGATGATTCTCGCTACTGGGTTATTAAAGACCAAAAGGTGTATGACTTGACCGACTATTTCCATACTTTAGAGATGATGAACAATCTCGACCAATACAACTGGCTGCCGTCATCTGTGACTGCTCTTTTCAAGGACAATATGGGCGAAGATGTCACCGACCAATGGCCGGACACAACGGACTTTAGGAATGCCCAGACATGTCTCGACTTTGTCTTCTATGTCGGCAAAGTTGATTTCCGTGATAGTCCACGATGCACGGTCAACAACTGGATCCTGCTTACCTTCACCATTCTTATCTGCGCTGTCATCCTGGTCAAGTTCCTTGCAGCTCTGCAGTTGGGATCCAAGCGTCGGCCCGCACCTCAGGACAAATTCGTCATCTGCATGGTTCCCGCATACACAGAGGGTGAGAATGATCTTCGGAAAGGTCTCGATTCTCTGACTGCCTTGAAGTACGACAACAAGAGAAAGCTGATCTTTGTCATTTGTGACGGTATGATTGTTGGTGGTGGAAATGACCGCCCCACGCCCAAGATCGTTCTGGACATTCTAGGGGTCGATCCTAAGATGGACCCACCGGCACTACCTTGCAAATCAATCGGTCAAGGAAGCGAGCAGCTGAACTACGGCAAGGTTTACTCCGGATTGTATGAGTACGAAGGCAATGTTGTGCCTTATATTGTGGTCGTCAAGGTTGGCAAGGAATCTGAGCAGCGCAAGTCCAAACCTGGCAATCGTGGCAAGCGAGACACGCAGGTCCTTCTCATGCAGTTTTTGAATCGAGTTCATCATCGCTCGCCTATGACGCCACTTGAACTGGAAATGTTCCACCAAATCAACAACGTCATCGGCGTGGATCCAGAGCTATATGAATACTGTCTCATGGTCGACGCAGATACTACTGTCAAGGAGGATTCTCTGAATCGCTTAGTCGCCGCGTGTGCAGCAGATGCCAAGATCGCGGGCATTTGCGGCGAGACTAGTCTTCAGAATGAGGAACGTAGTTGGTGGACGATGATTCAGGTCTACGAATACTACATCTCGCATCACCTAGCGAAGGCATTTGAGTCGCTCTTCGGTAGTGTTACCTGTCTTCCTGGATG TTTCACCATGTATCGCCTTCGAACTGCGGACAAAGGACGTCCTCTGATCATCTCGGACAAAGTCATTCACGATTACGCTGACAACGATGTTGACACCCTCCACAAGAAGAACCTGCTGTCTCTTGGTGAGGATCGGTATCTGACAACCATCATGACCAAACACTTCCCATCAATGTCGTACAAGTTTATTCCCGATGCCTACGCAAGCACAGCCGCCCCTGAAACCTGGAGTGTGCTTATGTCGCAGAGACGCCGCTGGATCAACTCCACAATCCACAACCTGGTGGAACTGGCAGCTCTGGAAGATCTCTGCGGTTTCTGCTGTTTCAGTATGCGATTCGTCGTTCTCGTCGATCTGGTGGGAACCCTTATCCTTCCGGCGACCTGTGTATACCTCACCTACCTTGTATACCGAGTTGCTAGTCACTCGGGTCCCTTCCCTATGATCTCTATTATCATGCTGGCTGGTGTATATGGTCTGCAAGCGatgatcttcatcgtcaaACGGCAGTGGCAACACATCGGTTGGATGATTATCTACCTTCTTGCGTACCCAATCTACAACTTCATCCTGCCGCTATATGCCTTCTGGAAACAGGACGATTTCGGATGGGGTACTACCCGTGTTGTCATCGGCGAGAAGGGCGACAAGCGAGTCATCGCTGTGGAAGATGAGCCTTTCGACCCACGCAGCATCCCACTCCAACGCTGGGATGACTACGCCATGGCCAATAATCTCCCTGGCCGTCGCGGCGACCTCAGCGCTAGCCAGGAGAAGGTCTACGCCACCGGTCGGTATGATGACATGGCTATGGAGATGGATGACATGCACTCGCAGTACTCATCCGTTAAACCAGCCTCCACTATTCTTACCGGATTCCCGGGCCAGGGCCGCCACCACCCTTATCTGCCTCCACAGTCGCCGGCGCCCTTCGTCGGCGGCAATCTCCCTGGCAACCGCAACTCGCACATGTCAAACTTCTCCCGCTACACGGATATGCCACAGGCGGGTGCTCAGATGGGTGGCCACTCTGCCCAGGCTTCCCGGCACATGTCCATGGGTGGCCTCAGCGCCTACCAAGATAGTCCATTGGCCGCGAGCAGGCACAGCGTCGGCATGATGCAGAGCAGCGATAACCTCCTCGGCAATGCTGGCTCTCGCAGCCCCCTTCCTCAGTATCTCTCTCGACCCGCCAGCACTGCGTTTGACTTCCGTGCTGGTAGTGGGCCCGATGAGGGTGCCATTACAGAGGCAATTCGAGGTTGCCTGGCCGAGgttgatctggatactgTCACCAAAAAACAGG TCCGTGTTCTCGTCGAGCACCGCCTGCAAACCTCGCTCGCGGGCGACAAGCGAGCCTTCCTGGACCGACAGATCGACCAGGAATTGGCAAACATGTAA